Proteins from a genomic interval of Sparus aurata chromosome 21, fSpaAur1.1, whole genome shotgun sequence:
- the LOC115573113 gene encoding zonadhesin isoform X3: MLGGLHTDLLVTVTLLLLAQTGTRCRAENDFSFITLPEGRPNSEYVTVCYSDRQNNQICDWTRNRLTSGTGDAEVDILESAPLEMEGEACLEFWYRAPFAAEGSELRALVKSSTRLVEIWTSPALPGDSWRQVFIPLNIIEPETKVVFEAVQAVSMEQQIAFHRIGVRRGSCGQQCESNTEFWTDESTRCLCSAGQLSCSPSRCPEGQICGPQRSPSGGISTSGMCTIHSNTDCSTFDGVLFRFMAPCTYTLAKTCSPAGALPVFSVAVVNEQNGNASLPAVQQVIVEIGNLRVSLLRRQTDRVVVKGVWRKLPLKLGGGAVNIKGNPAVVTLETKFGLSVSYDNGGAVHINLPPAYSDHVCGMCGNFNHHRGDDFRRPDGTDAQDAAALAESWQTGESAVSCETILVPHECDPMEEAEYAGELYCGGLLSSTGPFADCLSILGAESYFRGCVVGMCSTHGDQEVLCATLKAYADICQEAGVALPVWRNSSFCPLQCSVNSHYNSCADGCPEVCSGQDMVGSCGSCEERCECDSGFKLSGGKCVPAEDCGCVSGGKHYERGEEWLEGECSLQCQCMADGFVACSDTECARNEVCRVEEGVKGCFPLNAATCSVYGDPHYITFDGMAYDFQGGCSYTLTTTCGDESSVQFTVIGHNMHPPLGNFTRSKLEAATLQTDDLNVTLSQSGEVHVNDVPVPLPFFSKKGSSSSIWVFTKGNYIILETTFGLRMMIEGENRLFLQVDERYKYELCGLCGTYSEQQDDDFVTPGGQNATGAFEFANSWRVQDNNECVSHPNDPRLCDYDEENDAYNECYALLGDAFRSCHKVIHPSIYLSSCVYDYCATSGDKHTLCESLESYAAACQVAGVELSDWQTGAACAHPTTTPAPIAPTPDQTMCPLNCNFEENLCGWEQLIQDTYDWTRHSGPTPSDLTGPSEDHTTGAGFYMYLEGDRVTHGDSARLMSSACQYSGPLCLQFWYHMYGSATAMALNIYLLRDNKTTKIWAMMNNQGPQWHPAYADITVAGPFQIIIEGIRGSDAQSDIAIDDISIHFGSCSGSNPGLVVGTERPLTTSEILPAQPVCSIDCSFDSNLCSWNQMVTDAFDWTWQSGSTPTLMTGPSADHTGGGHYLYIEASSVTHGDTARLISSECSDSGPQCLQFWYHMHGSADTMGLHVYLIQNKSADAVFWRRNDQGDAWQLAQVDFTTTEAYQIIFEGRRGSNEESDVAIDDVKLYHGRCSDLGGVVTPPPKPDGNTTAPPSVPAPTTAAPVPPVVNATVQLPDTPQPPVANASMPPVVEATTNLMNEDNVTEVPDNRPPSHPVCSIDCSFDRNLCSWNQMVTDAFDWTWQSGSTPTPMTGPSADHTGDGHYLYIEASSVTHGDTARLISSECSDFSPQCLQFWYHMHGSADTMGLHVYLLQNKLADAVFWRRNDQGDAWQLAQVDFTATEAFQIIFEGRRGSNDQSDVAIDDVSLHRGRCADLVKPMTPAPTEFNPITTEGPEIPPVNSSTATTTTTTTAATETHQTSNPDVPTTTTQRPTTVTTTASTTTLFACDTQPSTSRPQTPTTTKPEPQTSTGPQSPTTFRPQTPTETHPQPQTTARPQPPTTFRPQPPTETQPEPQTTAGPQPPTTSRPQPPTETHPQPQTTAGPQPPTTSRPQPPTETHPQPQTTAGPQSPTETHPQPQPTAGPQPPTTSRPQPPTETHPQPQTTAGPQSPTETHPQPQPTAGPQPPTTSRPQPPTETHPQPQPTAGPQPPTSSRPQPPTETHPQPQTTAGPQPPTEIHPQPQPTAGPQPPTTSRPQPPTESQPESQTTVKPQPPATPKPNPPTAGPQPTTTIKPHTTTAGPQPTTTVTPQPSTTARPQPPTTPLPTPSCPQNSHYTTCVPACTPTCSHLNGLPHCSDNQRCEPGCVCNEGFVRKNRACVPIQQCGCVDSNGTKYDFREEWYTSHCSQKCECKERRGVGKIECDDEDECDGNAVCLQNVEGEYYCQSTGFDECTVRSDSEYRTFDRKKYDFEGEHSYVLVQTKNLPNYLHNVYIEGINTRVEDDDDDDSHQHGDSSSEEDHSRRVKDEDEDDSDEDDDDDSEEHEDHHRLQGLKIRVYNHTVEFKKKRRLVVDGRRTNAPVSPAAGLKIYEHSSRIYLKTDFGLSVEFDGHHTAEIILPRIYMRKVGGLCGNFDKDKGNDWTKPDGSRTRDVREFGESWRV; the protein is encoded by the exons CCGGATAGGTGTGAGGAGAGGCTCATGTG GACAGCAGTGTGAATCGAACACAGAGTTCTGGACGGACGAGTCCACCCGCTGCCTCTGCTCTGCTGGCCAGCTCTCCTGCTCCCCGTCTCGGTGCCCTGAGGGCCAAATCTGTGGTCCTCAAAGAAGTCCCTCCGGTGGGATTTCCACCTCGGGGATGTGCACTATTCACAGTAACACAGACTGCAGCACTTTTGATGGAGTGCTGTTCCGCTTCATGGCCCCCTGCACCTACACACTCGCTAAGACCTGCTCACCCGCTGGAGCCCTGCCCGTGTTCAGTGTGGCAGTGGTCAACGAGCAGAACGGGAACGCGTCCCTGCCAGCTGTCCAACAGGTCATTGTGGAGATCGGAAACCTGAGAGTGTCCCTGCTGAGAAGGCAGACGGACCGTGTTGTG GTTAAAGGGGTCTGGAGGAAGCTTCCACTAAAGCTCGGCGGCGGCGCCGTCAACATCAAGGGCAACCCCGCTGTTGTCACACTGGAGACCAAATTCGGCCTTTCCGTCTCATACGACAACGGCGGCGCCGTCCACATCAACCTGCCGCCCGCTTACTCTGATCACGTCTGCGGCATGTGTGGAAACTTCAACCACCACAGAGGTGATGACTTCAGAAGGCCCGATGGTACAGACGCCCAGGATGCTGCAGCTCTCGCTGAGAGCTGGCAGACCGGAGAAAGCGCTGTGTCCTGTGAGACCATTCTAGTGCCTCATGAGTGCGATCCAATGGAGGAGGCAGAGTATGCTGGCGAGCTGTACTGTGGAGGCCTCCTCTCTAGTACTGGGCCCTTCGCTGACTGCCTATCAATTCTGGGGGCAGAGAGCTACTTCAGAGGCTGTGTGGTGGGCATGTGCTCTACTCATGGTGACCAAGAGGTGCTATGCGCGACACTGAAGGCCTACGCCGATATCTGTCAGGAGGCTGGGGTTGCCCTACCCGTATGGAGGAACTCATCGTTCTGCC CACTTCAGTGTTCTGTGAACAGCCATTATAACTCGTGTGCTGATGGCTGTCCCGAGGTGTGCTCTGGCCAGGATATGGTCGGCTCCTGTGGAAGCTGTGAGGAAAGATGTGAGTGCGACTCGGGATTCAAACTTAGCGGGGGGAAGTGCGTCCCAGCCGAGGACTGTGGGTGCGTGTCTGGTGGAAAACACTATGAG agaggagaagagtggCTGGAAGGAGAGTGTTCATTGCAGTGCCAATGCATGGCTGACGGTTTTGTGGCATGTTCAGACACGGAATGCGCACGCAATGAGGTTTGTCGAGTCGAGGAAGGGGTCAAAGGCTGCTTCCCTCTCAATGCCGCCACCTGCAGCGTGTACGGTGATCCGCACTACATCACATTTGACGGGATGGCATACGATTTCCAAGGGGGGTGCAGTTACACGCTTACCACAACGTGTGGAGACGAAAGTTCAGTCCAGTTCACGGTCATCGGACACAACATGCATCCTCCCCTTGGGAACTTCACCCGGTCCAAGCTGGAAGCTGCGACCCTTCAGACTGACGATCTAAACGTCACCCTGAGTCAGAGCGGAGAGGTCCAC GTGAACGATGTCCCCGTCccgcttccttttttttccaagaaagGATCATCCAGCTCAATATGGGTATTCACGAAGGGTAACTACATTATCTTGGAGACAACCTTTGGCCTCAGAATGATGATAGAAGGGGAGAACAGGCTGTTCCTGCAGGTGGATGAGCGCTACAAGTATGAACTGTGCGGGCTGTGTGGCACCTACTCTGAACAACAGGACGATGACTTCGTAACACCAGGAGGGCAGAATGCCACCGGGGCATTTGAGTTTGCCAACAGCTGGAGGGTTCAAGACAATAATGA GTGTGTTTCTCATCCAAATGATCCCAGACTTTGTGATTATGATGAGGAGAATGACGCCTACAATGAGTGTTACGCGCTGCTAGGGGATGCCTTCAGGTCCTGCCATAAAGTCATTCACCCAAGCATATACCTGAGTAGCTGCGTGTATGACTACTGTGCCACAAGCGGTGACAAACACACCCTTTGCGAATCTCTGGAGTCCTATGCAGCAGCCTGCCAGGTCGCAGGAGTGGAGCTTTCCGATTGGCAGACAGGCGCAGCATGCG CTCATCCCACCACAACTCCAGCTCCTATCGCTCCAACACCAGATCAGACCA TGTGTCCCTTGAATTGCAACTTTGAAGAAAATCTGTGTGGGTGGGAACAGCTAATACAGGATACTTATGATTGGACAAGACATTCAGGACCAACCCCATCAGACCTAACTGGCCCAAGCGAAGACCACACCACTGGAG CTGGATTCTACATGTATCTTGAGGGAGATAGAGTAACCCATGGAGACTCAGCCCGTCTGATGAGCTCAGCGTGCCAGTATAGTGGCCCTCTCTGCCTGCAGTTCTGGTACCACATGTATGGTTCAGCCACAGCCATGGCCCTCAATATTTACTTGctcagagacaataaaactaCCAAGATCTGGGCGATGATGAACAACCAGGGACCACAATGGCATCCAGCATATGCTGACATCACTGTGGCTGGTCCATTCCAA ATCATCATTGAGGGAATTCGAGGCTCTGACGCTCAATCAGATATCGCCATAGATGACATTTCCATCCACTTCGGCTCATGCTCAG GTAGCAACCCTGGTCTGGTTGTTGGAACTGAGCGTCCTCTCACAACTTCAGAAATCCTCCCAGCACAACCGG TCTGCAGTATTGACTGTAGCTTCGACAGCAACCTTTGTAGCTGGAATCAGATGGTCACAGATGCTTTTGACTGGACATGGCAGAGTGGTTCCACCCCCACCCTGATGACTGGGCCCTCTGCTGACCACACTGGTG GTGGTCACTATCTTTATATCGAGGCCAGCAGCGTGACGCATGGAGACACAGCTCGTCTCATCAGCTCAGAGTGTTCTGACTCTGGTCCTCAGTGTCTACAGTTCTGGTACCATATGCACGGTTCAGCCGATACAATGGGACTCCATGTCTACTTGATCCAAAACAAATCAGCCGATGCTGTtttttggaggagaaatgaCCAAGGAGATGCATGGCAACTGGCTCAGGTGGACTTCACAACAACTGAAGCTTATCAG ATCATCTTTGAGGGGCGTAGAGGCTCCAATGAAGAGTCCGATGTAGCCATAGATGATGTGAAGCTATATCATGGTCGATGCTCTG ATCTGGGTGGTGTTGTGACTCCTCCTCCTAAAcctgatggaaacacaacagctCCTCCAAGTGTCCCTGCGCCCACCACTGCAGCTCCAGTGCCCCCTGTGGTCAATGCTACTGTTCAGCTTCCTGATACACCTCAGCCCCCTGTTGCAAATGCCAGCATGCCTCCCGTGGTTGAAGCAACAACCAACCTAATGAATGAGGACAATGTAACTGAGGTTCCAGATAACAGACCACCATCACATCCAG TCTGCAGTATCGACTGTAGCTTCGACAGAAACCTTTGTAGCTGGAATCAGATGGTCACAGATGCTTTTGACTGGACATGGCAGAGCGGTTCCACCCCAACCCCAATGACTGGGCCCTCTGCTGACCACACTGGTG ATGGTCACTATCTTTACATCGAGGCCAGCAGTGTGACACATGGAGACACGGCTCGTCTCATCAGCTCTGAGTGTTCTGACTTTAGTCCTCAGTGTCTGCAGTTCTGGTACCATATGCACGGTTCAGCCGATACAATGGGCCTCCATGTCTACCTGCTCCAAAACAAATTAGCCGATGCTGTtttttggaggagaaatgaCCAGGGAGATGCATGGCAACTGGCTCAGGTGGACTTCACAGCAACTGAGGCTTTCCAG ATCATTTTTGAGGGGCGAAGAGGTTCCAACGATCAGTCTGATGTGGCTATAGATGATGTATCGCTTCATCGTGGCCGCTGTGCAG ACCTGGTAAAACCAATGACTCCAGCTCCAACCGAATTCAATCCAATTACAACAGAAGGTCCAGAAATTCCTCCAGTGAACAGCTCAACTGCTACAACAACTACCACCACAACAGCAGCAACTGAAACCCACCAAACTTCAAATCCCGAtgtcccaacaacaacaacgcagCGACCAACAACCGTTACAACAACTGCCTCAACCACAACCTTATTTGCTTGTGATACACAACCCTCTACATCTAGACCACAAACTCCAACCACAACTAAACCAGAGCCACAAACATCAACTGGACCACAATCTCCAACTACATTTAGGCCACAAACTCCAACTGAAACTCATCCACAGCCACAGACAACAGCTAGACCACAACCTCCAACTACATTTAGACCACAACCTCCAACTGAAACCCAACCAGAGCCACAAACAACAGCTGGACCACAACCTCCAACTACATCTAGACCACAACCTCCAACAGAAACTCATccacaaccacaaacaacagCTGGACCACAACCTCCAACTACATCTAGACCACAACCTCCAACTGAAACTCACCCGCAGCCACAAACAACAGCTGGACCACAATCTCCAACTGAAACTCACCCGCAGCCACAACCAACAGCTGGACCACAACCTCCAACTACATCTAGACCACAACCTCCAACCGAAACTCACCCGCAGCCACAAACAACAGCTGGACCACAATCTCCAACTGAAACTCACCCGCAGCCACAACCAACAGCTGGACCACAACCTCCAACTACATCTAGACCACAACCTCCAACCGAAACTCACCCGCAGCCACAACCAACAGCTGGACCACAACCTCCAACTTCATCTAGACCACAACCTCCAACCGAAACTCACCCGCAGCCACAAACAACAGCTGGACCACAACCTCCAACTGAAATTCACCCACAGCCACAACCAACAGCTGGACCACAACCTCCAACTACATCAAGACCACAACCTCCAACTGAATCTCAACCAGAGTCACAAACAACAGTTAAACCCCAACCTCCAGCTACACCTAAACCAAATCCACCAACAGCTGGACCACAACCCACAACAACCATTAAGCCACATACGACAACAGCAGGACCCCAACCTACAACAACAGTTACTCCACAACCATCAACAACAGCCAGACCACAACCACCAACTACACCTCTGCCAA CACCCTCTTGTCCCCAGAACAGTCATTACACCACTTGTGTCCCTGCCTGCACTCCCACCTGTTCTCACCTGAATGGCCTGCCACACTGCAGTGACAATCAGCGCTGTGAGCCGGGATGTGTATGCAATGAAGGCTTTGTGCGGAAAAATAGGGCTTGTGTGCCAATCCAACAGTGTGGATGTGTTGATAGTAATGGCACCAAATATGAT TTCCGTGAAGAGTGGTACACCAGTCACTGTAGTCAGAAATGTGAGTGCAAGGAGCGCCGCGGCGTGGGGAAGATTGAATGCGATGACGAAGATGAGTGTGATGGAAATGCTgtctgtcttcaaaatgttgaggGCGAATATTACTGCCAGTCCACAG GCTTCGATGAGTGCACTGTAAGGAGTGACTCTGAGTACAGAACCTTTGATAGAAAGAAGTATGACTTTGAAGGTGAGCACTCCTATGTGCTGGTCCAGACCAAGAACTTGCCAAATTACCTTCACAATGTCTACATCGAGGGCATCAATACACGCGTCgaagatgacgacgacgacgacagTCATCAGCATGGTGACAGCAGCAGCGAAGAAGACCACAGTCGCAGAGTCAAGGACGAAGATGAAGATGatagtgatgaagatgatgacgaTGACAGTGAAGAGCACGAGGACCACCACAGATTACAAGGGCTTAAAATCAGAGTGTACAACCACACTGTGGAGTTCAAGAAGAAGCGGAGGCTGGTT GTGGATGGAAGGAGAACTAATGCTCCTGTGTCGCCAGCTGCAGGTCTAAAAATCTATGAGCATTCCTCCCGCATCTACCTGAAGACTGACTTCGGCCTCTCAGTGGAGTTTGATGGACACCACACAGCAG AGATCATTCTACCACGCATATACATGAGGAAGGTGGGGGGTTTGTGTGGAAACTTTGACAAAGACAAGGGGAATGACTGGACGaagccagatggcagcaggacCAGGGACGTTCGAGAGTTTGGAGAGAGCTGGAGAGTGTGA